One genomic region from Myripristis murdjan chromosome 7, fMyrMur1.1, whole genome shotgun sequence encodes:
- the LOC115362529 gene encoding glucose-induced degradation protein 8-B homolog has protein sequence MSYAEKPEDITREEWMDKLNNVHIQRADMNRLIMNYLVTEGFKEAAEKFRMESGIEPSVDLDSLDERIKIREMILKGQIQDAIALINSLHPELLDTNRYLYFHLQQQHLIELIRLRETEAALEFAQSQLAEQGEESRECLTEMERTLALLAFDNPEESPFGDLLNMMQRQKVWSEVNQSVLDYENRESTPKLAKLLKLLLWAQNELDQKKVKYPKMTDLSKGTIEDPK, from the exons ATGAGTTACGCGGAGAAGCCGGAGGACATCACCAGGGAAGAGTGGATGGACAAGCTGAATAATGTCCACATTCAGAGAGCTGATATGAATAGGCTCATCATGAACTATCTTGTTACAG AGGGTTTCAAAGAAGCAGCGGAGAAGTTTCGCATGGAGTCTGGGATTGAGCCCAGCGTGGACCTGGACTCTCTAGATGAAAGAATTAAAATCAGAGAGATGATCCTTAAGGGACAGATCCAAGATGCCATTGCTCTCATCAACAGCCTGCACCCAGAACTGCTAGACACCAACCGTTACCTTTACTTTCACCTACAG cagcagcatttgaTCGAGCTGATTCGCTTGAGGGAGACCGAGGCGGCCCTCGAGTTTGCTCAGTCCCAGTTAGCAGAGCAAGGCGAGGAGAGTCGAGAGTGTCTGACTGAGATGGAGAGGACACTGGCCCTGCTGGCATTTGACAACCCCGAGGAATCACCCTTTGGGGATCTGCTCAACATGATGCAGAGACAGAAG gtATGGAGTGAAGTGAATCAGTCAGTGCTAGACTATGAGAACAGAGAGTCAACACCCAAATTGGCCAAGctcctgaagctgctgctgtgggcTCAGAACGAACTTGACCAGAAGAAAGTAAAGTATCCTAAGATGACAGACCTCAGCAAGGGAACAATTGAAGACCCAAAATGA